DNA sequence from the Osmia lignaria lignaria isolate PbOS001 chromosome 2, iyOsmLign1, whole genome shotgun sequence genome:
GTGTTCCTAATTTTCCACTACGATAAAAACAAACTTAAACTGCGATAATATCCATCGAGACAATGATCCATAGTGAGGTCCGTTATAACGAGACATGATCAAGTGCACGCGTACCCGGCGAAAATTCAAAGTCGATTTTCTCGAAAGCAAAGCCTtacatgaaaaatttttattctatattttcgacttattttttcatgtagaatcaccccttttTCGCTTGTAGCACCAGTTACCGAATACCTTGTATATGCATTCGCAAGTCTTTTTTTTGATCTACAAACTTATctgcttcaatttttcgaattaattaattttaatcaattttcaggcTCTTGAAATGGCAGTTCCAGGAggcaaaaaaattcattttcgacaTCTGCTCTATAGCATCTACTACATACACGTCACATATGTCGCGAGCTGTTTCCGTAGCTTTTTCACCACCACGAAAGGCGAAATAGAGCAGATgtcgaaaatgaatttctttgCTTCCTGGAACTGCCATTTCAAAAGCctgaaaattgatttaaattacagtggtacctcggtatacgtctgctttggaatatgtcctgtttggacgtgacaaattttgctcgttatacgacataaattttttctgtgaattttgcatcatttttaaataattatctcggaAGTAAAATTagattaataatcaattatattcggagttgatgtattattaactgactgattaTACAAGTAtggatatcatataacaaaatatgGGAAAGGTTAatttggtatacgtcctattcggtataagtccaaacgTCGTGTACCGAAGTACCGCTgtaattaattcgaaaaattgaagcagataggtttgtatatattttacctaacaaaacacaaaattacaaaaaaatagaattcaaaAAACGCGGGAATTTACATCAACGAATCAGACTTACTTGACCGACTCGACGCCCATCCGCTCCAAAACCTCGGTCGCATCTTCCACCAAACTCTCGTACTTGCTGACGAGATTGTAATTAACTAAACATGGCTGGCACAGCTCGTATATCGGTTTCCAGTGCTCGTTCCGTGTTTCGTTCGAAGAATCGTCGGTTACAAACTCCACAAACTCCCGGAACGTGACATCGTCTCCATTCTTCAGAGATTCTTCGGTCGCGTTTcgtctgtacctctattaaaaaaacgtttcttCCATTCGCACGTTCTCCAACAAtaatagaatagaatagaatagaatGATAAAATACCCTGATTATCTTCTTGCCGAAACGAGTCTGAAAATACTTCGAACTTTTCTCGTGCTTCGCCTCCAATTTGTTCCTATAGGCTGACAACAATCTTTCCAGCGGATGTCTGACGACTATCAGTTTGTCGTAAGTCGTCAGCATTCGTTCGATTTCCGGTAGAGTATAGTTGCTTAGCCTTTGAAAAGTACCCGAGGAATGCGCTCGATCAGCCGGTATCTCCAAGGGATCGCTACCTGCCCATTTCCCTGTGGCCACCATCAAAACTCGTTTCCAGTTGGTGCATGCAACCTGCAGGGAACAGATGACTTTTAACGCCAGTTTAAAAGAGACGGATCGCAAAGTACATACACCGCGGTACGCGTGTAAGGGAAAGTTATTTGCGATGTGATAATATTTACTCGTCTTCGCTTAAATGATTCTCACCTTTGGAACGTAGCAGTACAACAGCTCGTGCTGTTCGTCCACGAGAATATTCCTGAACGATTCCGGATTCAGATCCTCGTTTCTAGGCTGTTCGTCTGCTAGGATCTCTTCGCAGTTGTACTGCAATCTCTCTTGTCGTTCCACTAAAGCGGATCTCGCCAAAGCGTTCGGCCCTGTCCACGAATACATAACTCCCTCCGACTCGAAAGATCTTCGCTTATCATCGTTCACTGCGCTTCCTTTCGCTGTTGAGATATCGAGCAGGAGCAGAACTGTCGCCCAAACAGCGCATCTTGTCATCGTCCTTCTCGCCCACACGGCACATTGATTCAAGCTTCAAGCGTGTCTGTGAAAaagttttctttgaaaaagtTCATTCCCAAAATGGACGAGCAGCGGATTGGGAGCGGTCGAATTGCCGTACGAAGCGTGAGCCCGCTTACATTTTTCTCCCCCTCTTCGCACGCTTTTATCGCGCTTATTCAGCCAGTAAGATTTCTGTCCCGGGGGAAATCCGCTCTTCGTTCGCTTACTCACTCGCCCACTTTATTTTCAACAAGAATTAAGCGTTCGTTGATTTCAATTCCAGTTCGCGCCTGTATCGTGCGACTTCTGCACTGCGCGCAGACCCGTGAAATGGATTCGCGATTTCTACCGCGTGAAAAAAGGTGCCGAGAGGAAACAGCTGAGACATAGAACGAAAAACGAGAGATGTAAGAAGCAGGTCGACCGTCTCCGTTTCGTGCTCCGTACGTTCCAATTGAAATCCTTTAAAGCCGGTTGTGCGAACGGCTAATGCACGGTACATTTGACATGTAGATATGTAGAGCACACTTTTCCTTTGATAAGCATCGTATTTAAGGTCAGCCGATTTTACGGAGTAAAAGTTGCTATGTGGATTTTCAAGGAAAGAACTGAATCACGGCTGAAAAATTGGTACACACCAAAAGCCCGTTGAAGGAATTTCGTAATTCGTGCTCCTTTCGGAGCGTGGCGTAACTCGGCTTTCAAAGAAACCTAGCAAAATTAAAAGTTGTATTTTATAAGAATGATAGTGGCATCGTCAGAATTCATCAATGAAACTCGTCGGCAGGAATGAACGATTTCTGCTCTGAATACTATCTAAATCATCGTCGATCGAAAATTGCGATCACCGTTATTCTAAGATTACGATATTTTATATTTGCCAAGCAAAATCGATACTTTTTCTCCTATCGACAGTCTCGGTTTGCGTCGAGGTTTTTTCTATGATGGAAAAAAGGAGGTGAGCAAGATCAACATGTCGCCTGAATATCGGTATGAATATTCCAGATATCGAGAAATCCGATCTTCTTTGATACTTCCCAGATGCCGACCTTGTTCAAACGCTACACGCAAACGCGACTTAATTGCGTGACCAATTAAATCAAGTCACGATGAATCTCGACACGATCTACGTTCGGAATATCATTGCAAATGGAATTAATAAACATTGAACACTGTACGCGACATCGGAGCAACCACATAATTGCTGAATGATGAACATTGTCGCCAATGAAATCTCGTATTTCGTTGCGTAACGCGATTGGAATTCGTTCTTGACCGTACTATCCGATCTTACCAACCCCTCTACCTCCTTAACGGCACAAAACGGAACAACAGTTTATCGGTATCCGACATCGATACGAGTCACGCGTCAGGTGAACAAGAGCACGTGAAACGGTGTGtcaatgaaaaaatgatttcattgaaatttaccTGTTACGCGTTGCGCGATCCGAGCGTGAAACTGTACGTGGCATGATCAGCGGGCTCCGGGAACACGTGCTGCGATGCTGCTCGAAAATTCATGAAGATCCCTTCTAGACTCGCCAACGTATTTATCCAGGATGACAAACGATCTCGATCGCGGTGTATGAATTTTCAACCGACTGATCCGATTTTTACTTTATCATTGTAATTTCGAGGAACGAGAGGAAAAGATCGGTAAAAAGAGCGACGGATCTCGGAGCACTGGCTACGCACCGAGCGTGCCTGTACGAACAACTACCTATTGCCTTGTCTCGAAAGACCTTCCCTGACATAAGGATGGAACTTGGTCGTTTGTAGAAGTGAAAGAAGCTGCGGGCGCGCGCGCCGACAACCTTTCATCCTTCTTCAGCAAACGACGCTCATCATCCTTCTCCACCTGTTCCCACTTTCGGCTCCATCTCGGGCTCTCTACCAGAAATTTCAAACACCTGCCTATCTGCGCTGTATTCATCTTTCGGGTAAGAAAAAATCTCGtttcgtattattttattttgaattccaATTTCTCCCCGCGCCGCGCTGCTCCGAAATATTATGGACATTCCTCGAAGTCTAATTTTCgtataaaacaattttcttttgcaaCGAAATTTAAATGCCTAACTGCGCTGTATTCATCTTACAGATAAGAAAAAATCTCGtttcgtattattttattttaaattccagTTTCTTCCCGTGCCGCGCTGTTCCGAAATATTATGGACATTTCTCGAAGTCTAATTTTCGTATAAAACAATTTTCGTTTGCAACGAAATTTGAATGCCTATCTGCGCTGTATTCTTCTTACAGATAAGAAAAAATCTCGtttcgtattattttattttaaattccagTTTCTTCCCGTGCCGCGCTGTTCCGAAATATTATGGACATTTCTCGAAGTCTAATTTTCgtataaaacaattttcttttgcaaCGAAATTTGAATGCCTATCTGCGCTGTATTCTTCTTACAGATAAGAAAAAATCTCGtttcgtattattttattttaaattccagTTTCTTCCCGTGCCGCGCTGTTCCGAAATATTATGGACATTTCTCGAAGTCTAATTTTCGTATAAAACAATTTCCTTTTCCAACGATTCGCATATATCTCAATAAATTCTTCTCATGCGATAATTAGTCCGATTTTTTGCAATAGTTAATTTatgcaataattaatattactcaTGTGACAAGAAAAAGCATCGGACATACATAACGTTTTCGATGCGCATATAATTTATCTTTAATGTGTTTACATTCAAATTAAGAGAAAACTTTGAGTTGCACTCGAAGTTTATTGATGAATAATATACGATGGTATACAAATgattatttatgcaaatttgaAATCGGTATAAGTGAACTATGCACATGGATGGGTGCACTTAAAGTCTATTGTAACTTACAAATACCTACTGTTCGTGTTGACGTATAGAATATTCATAATGAGGTGATTAAGATAAGCCTTATCTACTTGATTCACAATAAAGAAGAACTTTCAGATTTCTGCTTTGGATTATGAAGGGATCAATTTGTCTAAGGAGGCTATCTCCTCCCTGATTTAATTAGGACAGAAAAtgaaggaatttttaaattgtattattttgcaTACTTCGTATTGGCATACTTCCAAAATCGCCGTGGTCATGATTCGTTGACTAACGGGTCGCATTACAGACAGAGAAAGTGCCTTACCTTCGGTCGCTGTTCCTACTGCTGGCAGCTTTAGTCTCGCC
Encoded proteins:
- the LOC117605788 gene encoding carbohydrate sulfotransferase 11 gives rise to the protein MTRCAVWATVLLLLDISTAKGSAVNDDKRRSFESEGVMYSWTGPNALARSALVERQERLQYNCEEILADEQPRNEDLNPESFRNILVDEQHELLYCYVPKVACTNWKRVLMVATGKWAGSDPLEIPADRAHSSGTFQRLSNYTLPEIERMLTTYDKLIVVRHPLERLLSAYRNKLEAKHEKSSKYFQTRFGKKIIRRYRRNATEESLKNGDDVTFREFVEFVTDDSSNETRNEHWKPIYELCQPCLVNYNLVSKYESLVEDATEVLERMGVESVNFPSKPSNSEPTSKKLEKYYSTLTYEQLRKLANLYKLDLRLFDYSLEDVLGFSLA